Genomic window (Sediminispirochaeta smaragdinae DSM 11293):
ATCCGCTCTTTCATCTCCTCGCCTGAGAAACGCTGAAGGAGGATTCTTGCCTTTTCTGCGCCGCGAAGCAGATTATCTCGCATCTCTCCCGCGATAGCCCCGACCCTCAGCAACAACGCTTCACGTTCCTCGCAGACAAGTTCCGCCGCGGCCGAGGGGGTGGGGGCCCTGAGGTCAGCCGCAAGATCCGAAAGGGCCGTATCCGTCTCATGCCCGACCGCTGAGATGATGGGAATCGTGCTTTCGGCAACTGCCCTGGCCACCGCTTCTTCACTAAAGGGCAAGAGGTCTTCGAGACTGCCGCCTCCCCGTCCGATGATGATGACCTCTCCCATGTTGTAGCGATTCGCCCTTCTGATTTGGGCCGCTATCTGCTCGGCGGCTCCGTCTCCCTGAACCAAGGTAGGTAAAATGGTGATATCGACCCCTGCACCTCGACGCCCCAGTACCTGCAGAATGTCACGTAGGGCGGCTCCCGTGGGACTGGTGATCACCGCGACCCGCGCTGGAAAGGGTGGGATGGGTTTCTTCTTCTCCAGGTCGAACAATCCCTCGGCGGCAAGCCTGCGTTTGCGTTCTTCCAGCATCGCAAGGATAGCCCCCTCGCCCGAACGGACCATGGTGTCGCATATGATCTGGTAGTTCCCGCGTTTTTCATAGACAGAGAGATTTCCGCTTATCTTGACCGTTATCCCGTCTTCCGGGTAGAAATCGACCCTCGCACTCTTTCCCCGAAACATGACAGCACTGATGACCGCGTCCTGATCCTTAAGGGAAAAATACCAATGGCCGGCTGCAGAGGGACGAAAATTCGATATCTCGCCCTCCACCGCAACCGATGAGAAGCCGCTTTCGAGCCGCTCCTTGATGAGAGCCGTAAGCCCGGAGACGGTGTAAAAGGCTTTGGATTCCTCTTCGAATAGCATGCCGACATCCTATACGTAAAACAAACCAACCGCAATTATGCCTTACGGATTAATCCTTTGTTTTTGGACGTTCCCTCGTTTCAATCTGTTTATGAATACGTTTAAGATTCACCCTTGCAAGGGTTCTGAACTCTTCCGGAGTCGGAACCTTAAGCACTCCTTCAAGCAGGGGTTCCGCTTCGGCCGGTCGTCCGGCAAGCATGTAGGCCATGGCAAGAGCATACATGGTCCGGTAGTCGTCGGGGCCAAGTTCATTTGACTGTTCAAGCCTCCGAATGCTTTTCCCCTCTTCTCCGAGGTGGTGATATACGACTCCGAGGTTGCGCTCTATGGATGGATTTCGATCATCCAGTCGTTCAGCCTCCTCAAGTATCTCTCTGCTCAGCCCATAATTTCCAAGTTTGAAGTGGGAACAGCCCAGGGCCTCCAATGCCTTTGCATCATCTCCCCACCGTTTCCTATAGTAATCGAGGGCCTTAACCGCTTTCCCTGCCTCTCCGCTTTCCATCCATGCGGTACCGGCAAGCCGAAGTGCTTCCCTCTCGTCCGGCTCTTCCCTGAGAATTTCAGTCAGGATTTCAAGCGCGTCAAGGTAACGATTATCCATTATAAGCAGCTGTGCTCTTTGTATTCGTTCTTCCATCTTGCCCTCTGGCTATAATATAATGACGGCTGAGAAAAAAGGGAAACGGGGGATGCAATGGGACAGCTGCACCGTGACGATAACTGGTGGAAAGAGGGCGTAATCTATCAAATCTATCCGCGAAGTTTCTTTGATGCCGACGGAGACGGGGTGGGGGATCTCGACGGGATACGCACAAGGCTTGATTATCTTCGGGAGCTTGGGGTTTCAGGGATCTGGATCAGCCCGATCAATAAAAGCCCCATGTTCGATTTCGGCTATGACATAAGCGATTATCGGGAAATCGATCCTGTATTCGGGGATATCGAGGCCTTCCGTCGGCTTTTGGACGAGGCCCACCGTCGCAACATTGGGGTGATCATGGATATGGTGTTCAACCACACCAGCGTTCTCCATTCCTGGTTCATTGAAAGCCGTTCATCAAAGGATAATCCTTATCGCGATTTTTACGTATGGCGGAAACCGAAAAAGGGCGGACGGGTGCCGAATAACTGGAAGGCCTCCTTCGGCGGCAGCTGCTGGAGTTTCGACGAGAAAAGCGGTGAGTATTATCTCCATTCCTTTTTGCCGGAACAGCCGGATCTGAACTGGGCGAATCCCCGCTGCCGGAAGGCGATTTTCGACGAGCTTGAGTTTTGGCTGAAGGAGGGCGTGGATGGTTTTCGCCTCGATGTCATCAACCTGATCGGTAAAGACCCCGAATTTCGGGACAACCCCTTTACCTTCGGCTGGCCTCCGAGGCCCTATGAGATGCAGCGCCATCTCTACGACCGCAACAGCCCCGCCACCGGGGACTATCTTCGTCAGCTTCGCAGGCTCCTTAATCGATATCCGGGAAGCTTTGCGGTAGGGGAGATCTATCTCGACAAGCCCGTTGATCAGGAACTCGCAGCATCCTTTACCGGTGTGCAGGATCAGCTTCATCTGGCCTTTGATTTCTCGCTTACCTTTTCCCCCTGGTCCGCCCGTCGTTTCGGTTCGATTTTCGAGGGACAATATCGTGCAGCCCTGCGGTACGGTGGTACTCCCTGTTTCGTTTTTTCAAATCATGATGTTGTTCGTGCGCTCAGTCGCTATGCCCCCTCTTCGGATCGGGAGATGAAGGAAGCCGTGGCGAAATTGATCGGAGTGATGTTGCTGACCCAGGGAGGCACACCCTTTCTCTACATGGGAGAGGAGATCGGAATGGAAAACGCAGCGGTTCCCCGCTCCCGCCTCGCCGATCCTGTTGGAATTCGTTACTGGCCCTTTCATAAGGGACGCGACGGAGAGCGGCTTCCCATGCAGTGGGATGGCGGCCCCTGCGCCGGTTTTTCCTCGAATCCCGATGCGAGACCATGGCTTCCTTTGCACCCCAATTATCAAGAGGTGAACGTAGCGGATCAACAAGGCAGGGCGGGATCGGTCCTATCCTGCTTTAAGGCCCTAATAGCCCTTCGTTCAAAGTATCCCGCGCTTCGGCGCGGCGGTTTCACGTTGATTCAGGCTGAGGAGAAAGAGCTTCTTGTCTACCTGCGGGAAGCCGATACGAAAGAACGTTTTCTCGTCTGCGTTAATTTTTCATCAAAAAGACATCAATCGCTGAAGGTGGAGAATGGGAGATGGCGAAAGCTTTTTTCCACCCATGCCTCAGATTTTTCGGAGCAGGGGACGCAAGTTGTTATTGAACAGGAGAGCATGCTTGCGCCTTTAGAAGGGATGATCCTTATTTCTCAGTGAAGCTTCCTTCTTATGCGATTGTGCCTTGAAACGAGGCGGTAAAGGCTTTTCCGGCCGATTCCGCCTTTTCCCGTGACGATGGATCTTTGGCAACAGATCCCGGATAAAAATGGGCTGGGAAGGCAAGCTCTGCGAAAATCTCATAGCCGACGACCTTAATAGCGTCCCTCATGGCGACGATGGTATATCCCATCTCCTTCGGATCTATTTGTTCGCATACCCCAAAGACCAAGGCTTTTTTACCTTTTCCGCTGAGCCGGGAGCTGTAAGGCCCCGGCCGTTGTTGAGAGAAATCGAAATAAGGATAAAGACGGTCGATGAAAGCCTTCATCCAAGGCGTCATGTTGTAATTGTATGTCGGCGATCCCAGGATAATACCATCCGCTTTTTCTATCTTGGGATAGAGCAGCTGCATACCGTCGAAAAACTGAGTGCACCGTTTCTCTTTTCGGCACTTCTCGCAACCGATACAGCCTTCGATATGATATGAAGGCAGATGGATATACTCAGCTTCTCCTCCTGCTTTCCGAACACCCTCAAGCATGCAAGAGATGATCGTTCTGGTATTTCCATTTTTTCGCGGACTTCCGTTGATTCCAAGAATTTTCATGATGCTGCCTCGGCCCGCATCATACCCAGTGCGGCTTTCTCAGGTCAAGGAAAGATGTTCGATTTTATTTAGGGTGAGTCCGATATGCGATTCCATAACCGCTTTTGCCTGTGCCGCATCATGCTTTTGCAGGGCCTCAAGCATTTTATGGTGGTCGGTGATACTTGTTTCAATGCTCCCATGTACATAGCCGGTCTTGCCAAAGCATTTGACGAGCAGATCGCGCAGGTACCTGTACAGCGACATAAGAATCTTATTGCCGGTGGCATTGATGATTGATTGATGAAGTTTCAAATCAAGAAGGTTATAGGCATCTATCTCCCCTGTTTGGGCCTTAGCATCAAGTTCTTCCACAATTCGGGTAAATTGTGAGACGAAATTCGGCGGAGGATTCTGGGTTACATCGTATATTGCCTGAACTTCAATAATCCTGCGCGTTTTTGTGAGGTCGAGAAACAATTCTTTCTGTTCGGGAAGATGAAAAACAAACGACGCCATCAAGGTTTCTAAAAAGTAGTCGAGATTGTTGTTTTTAACAAAAACACCTTTACCCTGTTTTGTTTCCACCATACCCCGTGATTCCAGAGAGCGTATGGCCTCTCTGATGGAGCGCGTTCCGACATGCAGCTTTGCCGATAGTTCAGCCTGAGAAGGTAATTTATCTCCCGTCTCCAAATTGTTCTCGACGATAAAGTCTTCAATCGCACGAGTTACTTCATCGGAAATTTTCATGCGTGGTAACGGTAAAATGTCTTTCACATATACAACCTTTTGCCTGCGATGCATCATGCATAAGAATTTTTGTGCACCGCCGATGTGAGTGGATTATACGCCATCATGGACTTATGTCAAGAGTTTAGTGAAAAGTTTAGTTGACATATGACATAAGTCATGATAACGTTTTTTTGTCTTAAGGAATCAACTTAACGAATACAAGGTGTTGAACAGAATGCGAAAAGAAATTGTAAGTGGTGTATATCCTACGATGGTGACGCCATTCAAAGAGAATCTTGCCATAGATTATGAAGCACTTGAGTGCCTCATGAACTGGTATAGTGAAAAGGAAATTGACGGCCTGTTTTCCGTATGTCAGTCCAGTGCGATGTTTGAATTATCGAGAAGGGAACGCAAGCAGTTGTGCAGGAAAACAGTTGAGCTATCCAGGGGAAGGTTCCCTGTCATGGCATCGGGCCATATCTCAGATAGTATTTCGGATCAGGTTGACGAATTGATGGATATGGCAGAGGCTGGTGCAGACGCACTTGTTTTGGTTTCCAATAGGCTTGCATCTCCCGACCAGAATGATACCGTCTGGCTTACGTCCCTTGAAAAGTTGATGGCGGCTCTTCCCGATACCGTTCCCCTTGGCCTCTATGAATGTCCCTATCCCTATAAACGGCTTCTCTCCGAGGAAGTCCTTATTGCCTTGATTGCGACAAAACGCTTTCAATTCATTAAAGACACCTGCTGCAGCCCCTCTCTCATAGCAAAGCGTGCTGCCTTGGCAAAGGGAAGCAACGTAAAGTTTTTCAACGCAAATGCAGCGACACTTCTCTATTCGCTCCGGCAGGGATATGCCGGATATAGCGGAGTCATGGCCAACTTTCATCCGGAACTCTACAGGAAGTTATGTCACGACTGGGAGAGCATGGGGAAAAGCGCCGAAGAACTCCAAAACTACATTGGAACCGCTTCGGTCATAGAATATCAATCCTATCCTGCCAATGCCAAGTATGCACTCATGAAAGAAGGTATTTTCTCAACTGAGATATGCAGGCGTTCTGATGCGCGATACACGATTTTGAGCGATTCACAGCGGCTTGAGGTCGATCAGTTTCGCGCACTTTCGGCGGATATGTGTGCCCGATTCCTGTCGGAGCGGGGAGCGTAATAGAGATGGCAAAGCCCCCGAGGATCTTGGTGGTCGGAAGTTTTGTGATGGATCTGAT
Coding sequences:
- a CDS encoding dihydrodipicolinate synthase family protein yields the protein MRKEIVSGVYPTMVTPFKENLAIDYEALECLMNWYSEKEIDGLFSVCQSSAMFELSRRERKQLCRKTVELSRGRFPVMASGHISDSISDQVDELMDMAEAGADALVLVSNRLASPDQNDTVWLTSLEKLMAALPDTVPLGLYECPYPYKRLLSEEVLIALIATKRFQFIKDTCCSPSLIAKRAALAKGSNVKFFNANAATLLYSLRQGYAGYSGVMANFHPELYRKLCHDWESMGKSAEELQNYIGTASVIEYQSYPANAKYALMKEGIFSTEICRRSDARYTILSDSQRLEVDQFRALSADMCARFLSERGA
- the xseA gene encoding exodeoxyribonuclease VII large subunit, with product MLFEEESKAFYTVSGLTALIKERLESGFSSVAVEGEISNFRPSAAGHWYFSLKDQDAVISAVMFRGKSARVDFYPEDGITVKISGNLSVYEKRGNYQIICDTMVRSGEGAILAMLEERKRRLAAEGLFDLEKKKPIPPFPARVAVITSPTGAALRDILQVLGRRGAGVDITILPTLVQGDGAAEQIAAQIRRANRYNMGEVIIIGRGGGSLEDLLPFSEEAVARAVAESTIPIISAVGHETDTALSDLAADLRAPTPSAAAELVCEEREALLLRVGAIAGEMRDNLLRGAEKARILLQRFSGEEMKERMQRLLQPRRLELDDQREEAVRAIGEKITAERHRLALIIKELETSNPLAILQKGYAVVSRKRDNGLVTDAAEERLGEALCIRLAKGSVDATIEEIHSEKL
- a CDS encoding tetratricopeptide repeat protein, giving the protein MEERIQRAQLLIMDNRYLDALEILTEILREEPDEREALRLAGTAWMESGEAGKAVKALDYYRKRWGDDAKALEALGCSHFKLGNYGLSREILEEAERLDDRNPSIERNLGVVYHHLGEEGKSIRRLEQSNELGPDDYRTMYALAMAYMLAGRPAEAEPLLEGVLKVPTPEEFRTLARVNLKRIHKQIETRERPKTKD
- a CDS encoding glycoside hydrolase family 13 protein, yielding MGQLHRDDNWWKEGVIYQIYPRSFFDADGDGVGDLDGIRTRLDYLRELGVSGIWISPINKSPMFDFGYDISDYREIDPVFGDIEAFRRLLDEAHRRNIGVIMDMVFNHTSVLHSWFIESRSSKDNPYRDFYVWRKPKKGGRVPNNWKASFGGSCWSFDEKSGEYYLHSFLPEQPDLNWANPRCRKAIFDELEFWLKEGVDGFRLDVINLIGKDPEFRDNPFTFGWPPRPYEMQRHLYDRNSPATGDYLRQLRRLLNRYPGSFAVGEIYLDKPVDQELAASFTGVQDQLHLAFDFSLTFSPWSARRFGSIFEGQYRAALRYGGTPCFVFSNHDVVRALSRYAPSSDREMKEAVAKLIGVMLLTQGGTPFLYMGEEIGMENAAVPRSRLADPVGIRYWPFHKGRDGERLPMQWDGGPCAGFSSNPDARPWLPLHPNYQEVNVADQQGRAGSVLSCFKALIALRSKYPALRRGGFTLIQAEEKELLVYLREADTKERFLVCVNFSSKRHQSLKVENGRWRKLFSTHASDFSEQGTQVVIEQESMLAPLEGMILISQ
- a CDS encoding FadR/GntR family transcriptional regulator, coding for MKDILPLPRMKISDEVTRAIEDFIVENNLETGDKLPSQAELSAKLHVGTRSIREAIRSLESRGMVETKQGKGVFVKNNNLDYFLETLMASFVFHLPEQKELFLDLTKTRRIIEVQAIYDVTQNPPPNFVSQFTRIVEELDAKAQTGEIDAYNLLDLKLHQSIINATGNKILMSLYRYLRDLLVKCFGKTGYVHGSIETSITDHHKMLEALQKHDAAQAKAVMESHIGLTLNKIEHLSLT
- a CDS encoding flavodoxin family protein, whose amino-acid sequence is MKILGINGSPRKNGNTRTIISCMLEGVRKAGGEAEYIHLPSYHIEGCIGCEKCRKEKRCTQFFDGMQLLYPKIEKADGIILGSPTYNYNMTPWMKAFIDRLYPYFDFSQQRPGPYSSRLSGKGKKALVFGVCEQIDPKEMGYTIVAMRDAIKVVGYEIFAELAFPAHFYPGSVAKDPSSREKAESAGKAFTASFQGTIA